The Daucus carota subsp. sativus chromosome 2, DH1 v3.0, whole genome shotgun sequence genome includes a window with the following:
- the LOC108205825 gene encoding uncharacterized protein LOC108205825, protein MMDVGIKGLVEAIHATPTQAVLYFSGGASQVVGWLMSVPGASSTVLEVTVPYSRMSMIQLLGQVPRQFSSRETAEQMALLAYNRALKLSKPGCPVLGVGFTGSLASTRLKLGDHRFHLSTRTSSRLSVSSVTLSKGLRTREQEERVSSLVLLKAIGNACEIPITIGSELTDSEVPDNLEKQFQEDEELQQLIDGQICFKVYPFSSEKDASNVERRIILPGSFNPLHDGHLKLLEVATSICGNGYPCFEISAINADKPPLTVSQIKNRVEQFQKVGKTVIISTQPYFYKKAELFPGSAFVIGADTAVRLVNPKYYGGDYDKMLEILLGCKNTGSTFLVGGRNVDGAFMVLEDINIPEELRDMFISIPAEKFRMDVSSTEIRNSRGM, encoded by the exons ATGATGGACGTAGGAATTAAAGGATTAGTGGAAGCTATCCACGCCACTCCTACTCAGGCCGTCCTCTACTTTTCCGGCGGTGCTTCTCAG GTTGTGGGTTGGTTGATGTCAGTTCCAGGGGCTTCCAGTACCGTACTAGAAGTCACTGTTCCATATTCCAGAATGTCTATGATTCAATTGCTCGGCCAG GTTCCAAGACAGTTCAGCAGTCGGGAAACTGCTGAGCAGATGGCTTTATTGGCTTACAATCGTGCTCTTAAGCTCTCAAAGCCAG gttGTCCAGTTCTTGGTGTTGGCTTTACTGGTTCTTTGGCTAGTACACGCCTGAAGCTCGGTGATCACAG GTTTCACTTGTCAACACGAACTTCTAGCCGGCTTTCGGTATCTTCAGTTACATTGTCAAAG GGCTTGCGAACTCGAGAACAAGAAGAAAGAGTTTCAAGCCTGGTTTTACTTAAG GCAATTGGAAATGCTTGCGAAATTCCGATAACAATTGGATCTGAGTTGACTGATTCTGAAGTTCCTGACAACCTTgagaagcaatttcaagaagaTGAAGAATTACAACAGCTTATAGATGGGCAAATATGCTTCAAGGTTTATCCATTTTCCAGTG AGAAAGATGCTTCAAACGTAGAAAGAAGAATTATTCTACCTGGTTCATTTAATCCTCTACATGATGGTCATCTGAAACTCCTGGAAGTAGCTACTAG CATCTGTGGTAATGGATATCCATGCTTTGAGATATCAGCTATAAATGCGGACAAACCTCCTTTGACTGTCTCTCAAATAAAAAATCGTGTTGAGCAGTTTCAAAAAGTTG GAAAGACTGTGATCATTTCCACTCAGCCTTACTTTTATAAGAAAGCAGAACTTTTTCCTGGCAGTGCTTTTGTAATCGGTGCAGATACAGCAGTGAGGCTTGTCAAT CCCAAGTATTATGGTGGTGATTATGACAAAATGCTAGAGATCTTGCTTGGCTGCAAAAACACAGGATCTACTTTCCTCGTAGGTGGTCGAAATGTGGATGGTGCTTTTATG GTTCTTGAAGATATTAACATTCCGGAGGAGTTAAGGGATATGTTTATATCAATACCAGCAGAAAAATTCAGAATGGATGTATCATCAACTGAGATCAGAAATAGCAGAGGAATGTAA
- the LOC108210102 gene encoding uncharacterized protein LOC108210102, with amino-acid sequence MLGAGLQFGRSRGEDRFYNPAKARSSRRGQLNQDHLRRALSDVTASQSKAAALQRDPEIRKAAPLPPPPPVIQPVSSPLCNLERFLESVIPSVPVQYPSKRNAKLRRSCAGEALPYFLLSDLWESFKEWSAYGAGVPLLLNDTESVVQYYVPYLSGMQLYVDRSKPTASARRPGVDSDMEFLDSSSDGSSDYEHDRNCRGYLREQRSYNHPTGEVLPRVERLSLRDQNIPLQDDFSSDEGESGKAQDYLLFEYLERDPPFGREPLANKVLDLALRFPELKSLRSCDLRPSSWISVAWYPIYRIPMGPTLKDLDACFLTFHPLSTSMADLPSSVPAPVVTDASEIDCAPRMSLPVFGFASYKFKLSLWTENGQLVSSLLQAAEEWLTLRKVYHPDFRFFCRR; translated from the exons ATGTTAGGCGCTGGATTGCAGTTTGGGCGGAGCCGTGGAGAAGATCGATTCTATAATCCGGCGAAAGCGCGGTCGTCTCGGAGAGGTCAATTGAATCAGGATCATCTCAGGAGAGCTCTTAGTGATGTTACTGCTAGTCAATCTAAAGCTGCGGCGTTGCAGAGAGACCCGGAGATTAGAAAGGCGGCACCTTtaccgccgccgccgccggTGATTCAGCCGGTGTCGTCGCCGTTGTGCAATTTAGAGCGGTTTTTAGAGTCGGTTATTCCTTCTGTTCCGGTTCAGTATCCATCTAAG AGAAATGCAAAGTTACGAAGGAGTTGTGCAGGGGAAGCACTGCCATATTTCTTGCTTAGTGATTTGTGGGAGTCTTTTAAGGAGTGGAGTGCTTATGGTGCTGGTGTTCCTTTGTTACTTAATGATACTGAGTCGGTGGTTCAGTATTATGTTCCGTATTTATCCGGGATGCAGTTGTATGTTGATCGATCAAAGCCTACAGCGAGTGCAAG GCGGCCAGGTGTGGACAGTGACATGGAGTTTCTGGATTCTAGTAGTGATGGGAGCAGTGATTATGAACATGATAGAAATTGCAGGGGATACTTAAGGGAACAGCGGAGTTATAACCATCCAACAGGCGAGGTACTTCCAAGAGTGGAGCGCTTGTCGCTGCGTGACCAAAACATTCCTCTCCAAGACGATTTTTCTAGTGACGAGGGTGAATCTGGCAAAGCTCAGGATTACTTGTTATTTGAGTATCTTGAACGGGATCCACCTTTCGGTAGGGAACCTTTAGCAAACAAG GTACTTGATCTTGCTCTTCGGTTCCCTGAACTGAAATCTTTAAGGAGCTGCGATTTGCGACCTTCCAGCTGGATATCTGTTGCTTG GTATCCAATATATAGGATTCCGATGGGACCAACATTAAAGGATCTGGATGCTTGCTTCCTGACATTTCATCCTCTTTCTACCTCCATGGCAG ATCTTCCTAGTAGTGTGCCTGCTCCAGTTGTTACAGATGCGAGTGAGATTGATTGTGCGCCTAGGATGTCATTGCCTGTTTTTGGTTTTGCGTCATACAAGTTCAAATTGTCGCTATGGACAGAGAATGGTCAATTAGTAAGTTCACTCTTGCAGGCTGCTGAAGAGTGGCTGACTTTGCGGAAGGTCTATCATCCTGATTTTCGCTTCTTCTGCCGTAGATGA
- the LOC108205826 gene encoding reticulon-like protein B9, with protein sequence MPIYTSDSDDQPATTTRLFGRERPMHAILGGGKVADILLWKNKNLSAALLIVFTLIWFLFEVVEYNFVSLLCHIFIILMITLFVWYTGAGFANWDRPNVRDFTIPESSVRWLFTKFNKFLLRFYDISTGQDFTKFFLVIALLWVLSVIGNYFSSINLLYLGFLSLETLPFLYEKYEREVDYLASKGNRDAKKLYKKFDAKVLNKIPRGPVKEKKFR encoded by the exons ATGCCGATCTATACCTCTGATTCCGATGATCAACCTGCAACGACGACGAGATTATTCGGCCGTGAAAGACCCATGCACGCTATACTCGGTGGAGGAAAAG TTGCTGACATTCTGTTGTGGAAGAACAAGAACTTATCGGCTGCTCTGCTGATTGTGTTCACGCTCATTTGGTTTTTATTCGAAGTTGTGGAGTATAACTTTGTTTCACTTCTATGTCACATCTTCATTATCCTTAtgatcactctcttcgtctGGTATACAGGGGCAGGATTCGCCAACTG GGATCGTCCGAATGTCCGCGATTTCACAATACCAGAGTCTTCTGTGAGATGGTTATTCacaaaattcaacaaattcctgTTGAGATTCTATGATATTTCTACTGGACAAGACTTCACCAAGTTCTTTCTG GTCATTGCCCTACTGTGGGTGCTCTCGGTTATTGGAAATTATTTTAGTTCTATTAACCTATTATATCTTG gCTTTCTCAGTCTGGAAACTCTACCATTTTTGTATGAGAAGTATGAGAGGGAGGTGGATTACCTTGCAAGCAAAGGGAATAGAGATGCCAAGAAACTCTACAAGAAATTTGATGCCAAGGTCTTGAACAAGATTCCTCGAGGGCCAGTAAAGGAGAAGAAGTTCAGATAA